A window from Musa acuminata AAA Group cultivar baxijiao chromosome BXJ3-10, Cavendish_Baxijiao_AAA, whole genome shotgun sequence encodes these proteins:
- the LOC104000775 gene encoding uncharacterized protein LOC104000775 isoform X1, with amino-acid sequence MGAKMESDAIPSYLQPDTETDLDAILNLPAAPTSNAAAMPNRARQQTEDELGLPAVPQSFYTQLKEHCSQNGKAHIHDSHNVLHIYSRTYIYSPIRFRKDEGESYRHITVRTDGTSSASSSRRWRQADRALAEPRDPAGDSTTGRGSRRRRVPRNPPGRPALVPRLMGLEDLSALTVAVTPEAAGAAAGSGEVRRGPQGPEADHRGRPLGGDPR; translated from the exons ATGGGTGCAAAGATGGAATCTGATGCAATTCCATCCTATCTTCAACCAGATACGGAAACGGATCTGGATGCAATACTCAACTTACCTGCAGCTCCAACAAGCAATGCTGCGGCAATGCCCAACAGAGCGAGGCAGCAG ACCGAGGATGAACTAGGTTTACCTGCTGTACCCCAAAGCTTCTATACTCAGTTAAAAGAACACTGTTCACAGAATGGCAAAGCTCATATTCATGACAGCCACAATGTTCTTCATATTTACAG TAGGACATACATATACTCCCCGATACGGTTCAGGAAAGACGAAGGAGAATCCTACCGTCACATCACCGTCAGGACCGACGgcacctcctccgcctcctccagtCGAAGATGGCGGCAAGCAGACAGGGCCCTCGCGGAGCCCCGTGATCCCGCAGGAGATTCGACAACCGGGCGCGGAAGCCGTCGTCGCCGCGTCCCCCGAAACCCCCCCGGCCGGCCGGCGTTGGTGCCGAGGCTGATGGGGCTCGAGGACCTGTCGGCCCTCACGGTTGCTGTGACACCGGAAGCGGCGGGAGCTGCAGCGGGCTCTGGAGAAGTGCGACGAGGACCTCAGGGCCCTGAGGCGGATCATCGAGGCCGTCCGCTTGGGGGAGATCCACGCTAA
- the LOC104000775 gene encoding uncharacterized protein LOC104000775 isoform X2 → MGAKMESDAIPSYLQPDTETDLDAILNLPAAPTSNAAAMPNRARQQTEDELGLPAVPQSFYTQLKEHCSQNGKAHIHDSHNVLHIYRTYIYSPIRFRKDEGESYRHITVRTDGTSSASSSRRWRQADRALAEPRDPAGDSTTGRGSRRRRVPRNPPGRPALVPRLMGLEDLSALTVAVTPEAAGAAAGSGEVRRGPQGPEADHRGRPLGGDPR, encoded by the exons ATGGGTGCAAAGATGGAATCTGATGCAATTCCATCCTATCTTCAACCAGATACGGAAACGGATCTGGATGCAATACTCAACTTACCTGCAGCTCCAACAAGCAATGCTGCGGCAATGCCCAACAGAGCGAGGCAGCAG ACCGAGGATGAACTAGGTTTACCTGCTGTACCCCAAAGCTTCTATACTCAGTTAAAAGAACACTGTTCACAGAATGGCAAAGCTCATATTCATGACAGCCACAATGTTCTTCATATTTACAG GACATACATATACTCCCCGATACGGTTCAGGAAAGACGAAGGAGAATCCTACCGTCACATCACCGTCAGGACCGACGgcacctcctccgcctcctccagtCGAAGATGGCGGCAAGCAGACAGGGCCCTCGCGGAGCCCCGTGATCCCGCAGGAGATTCGACAACCGGGCGCGGAAGCCGTCGTCGCCGCGTCCCCCGAAACCCCCCCGGCCGGCCGGCGTTGGTGCCGAGGCTGATGGGGCTCGAGGACCTGTCGGCCCTCACGGTTGCTGTGACACCGGAAGCGGCGGGAGCTGCAGCGGGCTCTGGAGAAGTGCGACGAGGACCTCAGGGCCCTGAGGCGGATCATCGAGGCCGTCCGCTTGGGGGAGATCCACGCTAA
- the LOC104000658 gene encoding trihelix transcription factor ASR3 has product MANAVDTAGSNGDDGAGGGGGGGGARPPRLPRWTRQEILVLIQGKRVVESRGRGRGAGRGGGGSGEMGAGALVAAASPVEPKWASVSSYCRRHGVDRGPVQCRKRWSNLAGDFKKIKEWEAKGKESFWTMRNDLRRERRLPGFFDREVYDILDGVAVAEVEAEPAAEEEEEGKKGFGRTAAAGGEEEEAVFDSGRTAAEDGLFSDFEEEKEAEDEDEDTAPPPQPVAAVPISEKKYESSQHWRSDEATAKDKPQAENPGKSSPSRGGQKRRRTSPDEAEDSDLQSKLIEVLERNSRMLTAQLEAQNMNCQLDRDQRKDQANGLLAVLGKLADALGRIADKL; this is encoded by the exons ATGGCCAACGCCGTCGACACGGCGGGTTCCAACGGCGACGACggcgcaggaggaggaggaggaggaggaggggcgcGGCCTCCCCGTCTGCCGCGGTGGACGAGGCAGGAGATACTGGTGCTGATACAGGGGAAGAGGGTGGTGGAGAGCCGGGGCAGAGGGCGTGGAGCCGGGCGGGGCGGCGGCGGAAGCGGGGAGATGGGGGCGGGGGCGTTGGTGGCGGCGGCGTCGCCGGTGGAACCCAAGTGGGCGTCGGTGTCGTCGTACTGCCGCCGGCATGGGGTCGACCGGGGGCCGGTACAGTGCCGGAAGCGGTGGAGCAACCTCGCCGGCGACTTTAAGAAGATAAAGGAGTGGGAGGCGAAGGGAAAGGAGTCGTTTTGGACGATGAGGAATGATCTCAGGAGGGAGAGGAGGCTGCCGGGGTTCTTTGACCGGGAGGTGTACGACATCCTCGACGGTGTAGCGGTCGCGGAAGTGGAGGCGGAGCCCGccgcggaggaagaggaggaggggaagaaggGGTTTGGGCGGACAGCGGCGGCGGGGGGCGAGGAGGAAGAGGCGGTCTTTGATAGCGGGCGGACTGCAGCGGAGGATGGACTGTTCTCGGActtcgaggaggagaaggaggcggaggacgaggacgaggataCGGCGCCGCCACCACAGCCGGTGGCGGCCGTGCCGATATCGG AAAAGAAGTACGAATCATCTCAACATTGGAGGTCTGATGAAG CTACGGCAAAAGATAAACCACAAGCTGAGAACCCCGGGAAGAGCTCTCCATCGCGAGGAGGACAGAAGAGAAGACGAACATCACCAGATGAAGCTGAAGACAGCGATCTACAAAGTAAACTGATTGAAGTCTTAGAGAGGAACAGCAGAATGCTGACGGCCCAACTAGAAGCTCAAAACATGAACTGCCAATTGGACAGAGACCAGAGGAAGGACCAAGCTAATGGCTTGCTCGCCGTTCTCGGCAAACTCGCAGACGCTCTCGGCAGAATAGCTGACAAGTTGTAG